The Parambassis ranga chromosome 1, fParRan2.1, whole genome shotgun sequence genome includes a region encoding these proteins:
- the tefm gene encoding transcription elongation factor, mitochondrial: MMWLTRRFLLSVIQRAQYAGQSGLFRRPLRGSLPELELRYLQCTCCWRSRVPVAGFETLNATLSSTTDPCKDDNRSLDECYTSEQRDIILQLLNNATPSELSKVKMLRGRKSLNIVDYRTKNGPFKTLESVVNVPLLKHKSAVTVFNSILNPVKKEKKTRIQLAKFIRPEVDKSWLEEASSIVSIVCGVNKIAWAHVDQGMTVLAWQQLDCPNFLRGTYMASSYLTDVSFVVECLPLADFYIIEKSSISVQNTALFPVMAHMRVVEAMLFALLEPRNSPADTNIPPRVLNMMRTVVGRHFGLMVGESRASGAQAVRQLMTESVVQKVPRVSFPNTLLVKYRNSFKMDSKGGGEELCDALLQAVAFYELLSEASS; this comes from the exons ATGATGTGGCTCACACGGCGATTTTTGTTGTCAGTCATCCAAAGAG CTCAGTATGCGGGTCAGTCTGGTTTGTTCCGTCGCCCTCTGCGCGGTTCCCTCCCCGAGTTGGAGCTGCGGTACCTCCAGTGCACGTGTTGCTGGAGAAGCCGGGTTCCCGTGGCAGGCTTCGAGACCCTGAACGCCACACTGTCTTCCACAACTGATCCCTGCAAAGATGATAATAGATCCTTAGATGAATGCTACACCTCCGAACAGCGAGACAtcatcctccagctcctcaaCAACGCTACACCGTCCGAGCTGTCCAAGGTGAAGATGCTGAGGGGCCGCAAGTCGCTCAACATCGTCGATTACAGGACTAAAAACGGACCCTTTAAAACTTTGGAAAGCGTGGTGAATGTACCACTGCTGAAGCACAAAAGCGCGGTCACTGTCTTCAACTCCATTCTTAACCCGgttaaaaaggagaaaaaaacgaGGATACAGCTGGCCAAGTTTATCAGGCCTGAGGTTGACAAGTCCTGGTTGGAG GAAGCCAGTTCCATAGTGTCAATAGTATGTGGGGTTAATAAAATCGCATGGGCACATGTGGACCAAGGAATGACTGTATTGGCTtggcagcagctggactgtCCTAATTTCCTGAGAGGAACATACATGGCTTCTTCCTATTTAACTGAT GTCTCTTTTGTGGTGGAGTGCCTCCCGTTGGCAGATTTCTATATAATAGAGAAATCCTCCATCTCAGTCCAGAATACAGCTCTGTTCCCTGTCATGGCCCATATGAGGGTAGTGGAGGCAATGCTGTTTGCTCTGCTGGAGCCCAGAAACTCCCCAGCAGACACCAACATACCTCCCAG AGTTCTTAACATGATGCGAACTGTAGTGGGACGCCACTTTGGCCTGATGGTGGGCGAGTCCAGAGCTAGCGGGGCGCAGGCGGTGCGACAGCTGATGACCGAGTCAGTGGTGCAGAAAGTTCCCAGGGTGAGCTTTCCCAACACGCTGCTGGTAAAGTACAGGAATTCCTTCAAAATGGAcagcaaaggaggaggagaggaactCTGTGATGCTCTGCTTCAGGCTGTTGCTTTTTACGAGCTGCTCAGTGAAGCGTCCTCTTAG
- the adap2 gene encoding arf-GAP with dual PH domain-containing protein 2: MASLERNNRILIDLVRQPGNNLCADCGAPEPDWASYTLGVFICLNCSGMHRNLPAVSKVKSIRLDLWDSSLVEFMQERGNSAARAIFEKCVPAFFYRPQQKDCIVLKDQWIRAKYERREFTGENNHVQTYSTDLFEATLWKKGKDNKQFLKRMFLLSQTDFTLRYFIKEDSKVPKAVISMKDLNADFQPEKIGHAHGLQISYMEDERTRNLFVYHENGEMIVSFFNAIRATRLAYLLKKHPPLQDKDLIHQLTTHCLKEGYMEKTGPTQREPFKKRWFTLCSMKRKLLYFKSPLDASELGAVFIGTESHGYSVSESSSRSTRGGRWHCGIMLETPGRQFVFMCEQEQEQREWLEAFMKIISQPMTPEDYANEANLRRGK; this comes from the exons ATGGCCAGCCTGGAAAGAAATAACAGGATCCTGATTGATTTGGTGCGACAGCCAGGTAACAACTtgtgtgctgactgtggagcTCCTG AACCTGACTGGGCCTCCTACACTCTGGGTGTCTTTATATGCCTGAACTGCTCAGGGATGCATCGTAATTTGCCTGCTGTCAGCAAAGTCAAATCTATACGGCTGGATCTGTGGGACAGTTCACTAGTAGAG TTCATGCAAGAAAGAGGAAATTCTGCTGCCAGAGCCATTTTTGAGAAGTGTGTCCCTGCCTTTTTCTACCGGCCACAACAGAAAGACTGCAT TGTTCTTAAGGATCAGTGGATCCGTGCTAAGTATGAGAGAAGAGAATTCACGGGAGAAAACAACCATGTTCAAACATACAGCACGG ATCTGTTTGAGGCAACACtatggaaaaaaggaaaagacaacAAGCAGTTTCTCAAGAGGATGTTTCTGCTGTCTCAGACGGACTTCACTCTCAGATACTTCATTAAAGAGGAT TCCAAAGTGCCCAAAGCTGTTATCAGCATGAAAGATCTCAACGCAGATTTCCAGCCAGAGAAGATCGGTCATGCTCATGGTCTGCAGATCTCCTACATGGAGGACGAACGTACGAGGAACCTGTTTGTTTACCATGAGAATGGGGAG ATGATCGTATCGTTTTTCAATGCTATTCGGGCAACACGCTTGGCATACCTGCTGAAGAAACATCCCCCACTTCAAGACAAGGAT tTGATACATCAGTTAACAACACACTGCCTGAAGGAGGGGTACATGGAGAAAACTGGTCCAACG CAACGAGAGCCCTTCAAGAAGAGGTGGTTCACATTGTGCTCCATGAAGCGAAAGCTTCTGTATTTTAAATCTCCACTG GATGCTTCAGAGTTGGGTGCCGTCTTTATTGGCACGGAGAGCCACGGCTACTCTGtttcagagagcagcagccggagCACCAGAGGAGGCCGGTGGCACTGTGGGATCATGCTGGAGACACCAGGCAGgcagtttgtgtttatgtgtgagcaggagcaggaacagaggGAGTGGTTGGAGGCCTTCATGAAGATCATCTCTCAACCCATGACGCCAGAGGACTATGCAA ATGAAGCCAACTTGAGAAGGGGGAAATGA
- the LOC114440721 gene encoding mitochondrial Rho GTPase 1-A-like isoform X1, with amino-acid sequence MRKDVRILLVGEPKVGKTSLIMSLVSEEFPDVVPYRAEEITIPADVTPERVPTHIVDYSEAEQTDEQLFQEISKANVICIVYSVNNKKSIEKVTSHWIPLITENTDKDSRVPLILVGNKSDLVEHSSMETILPIMNQYSEIETCVECSAKNLKNISELFYYAQKAVLHPTGPLYCPEKKDMKPLCIKALTRIFKVSDLDNDGVLNDNELNFFQRTCFNTPLEPQALEDVKNVVRKNLMDGVCDNGLTLKGFLFLHTLFIQRGRHETTWTVLRRFGYDDDLELNQDYLFPPLKIPPDCTTELNHNAYLFLQSVFDKHDKDRDCALSPEELKDLFDVFPYMPWGPDVNNTVCTNEQGWITYQGYLSQWTLTTYLDVQRCLEYLGYLGYSIIAEQESHASGITVTRTKKIDLQKKQTQRSVFRCNVFGDVGSGKSGFLQGFLGRNLMRQKTIKEEHRSYYAISTTYVYGQEKYLLLHEVFPDFDYLSDADLACDIVCLVYDVSNPFSFEYCAKVFKQYFMDSKTPCMMIAAKSDLPEIKQMYGCSPLDFCRRHKMPPPQSFTCNAAAPPSRDIYTKLTTMAMYPHARLRCMCTCNRCTFCLCQNFLNSELLQTVRAKLYAVVLRRHISQADLKSSTFWLRASVGATVFAVLGFAMYRVLLKTR; translated from the exons ATGCGCAAGGACGTGAGGATATTGTTAGTAGGAGAGC CCAAGGTGGGGAAGACATCTCTCATCATGTCGCTGGTCAGCGAGGAGTTCCCAGACGTG GTTCCCTACCGAGCTGAGGAGATCACCATACCTGCAGATGTCACACCAGAGAGAGTTCCCACGCACATTGTGGACTATTCAG AGGCCGAGCAGACAGATGAGCAGCTGTTTCAGGAGATTTCCAAG GCAAATGTGATTTGCATTGTGTACTCTGTCAACAACAAGAAGTCCATAGAGAAG GTGACCAGTCACTGGATCCCTCTCATTACTGAGAACACAGACAAGGACAGCAG GGTTCCCCTGATCCTGGTAGGGAACAAGTCCGACCTGGTGGAACACAGCAGCATGGAAACCATTCTGCCTATAATGAACCAGTACAGCGAGATAGAGACATGTGTTGAG TGTTCAGCAAAGAACCTGAAGAACATTTCAGAGCTGTTCTACTATGCCCAGAAGGCAGTTCTGCATCCCACAGGCCCTCTCTACTGTCCTGAGAAAAAAGAT ATGAAGCCACTTTGTATAAAAGCTCTGACTCGAATCTTCAAAGTGTCCGATCTAGACAATGATGGAGTTCTCAATGATAATGAGCTCAACTTTTTCCAG CGGACATGCTTCAACACCCCATTGGAGCCTCAGGCGTTGGAGGATGTAAAGAATGTAGTAAGGAAGAATTTaatggatggtgtgtgtgacaATGGCCTAACTCTTAAAG GCTTCCTGTTCCTTCACACGCTGTTCATCCAGCGAGGTCGCCATGAAACAACCTGGACAGTGCTGAGGAGGTTTGGATACGACGATGACCTGGAGTTAAATCAGGACTATCTCTTCCCTCC GTTGAAAATTCCTCCTGACTGCACTACTGAGCTCAACCACAATGCCTACCTCTTCCTCCAGAGCGTCTTTGACAAACATGACAAG GACCGTGACTGTGCCTTGTCaccagaggagctgaaggatttgtttgatgttttcccTTACATGCCCTGGGGCCCAGATGTCAATAACACAGTTTGCACTAATGAGCAGGGCTGGATCACCTACCAGGGCTATCTGTCACAGTGGAC GTTAACAACATATCTGGATGTCCAGCGATGTCTGGAGTATTTGGGCTACCTTGGATACTCAATTATAGCTGAACAGGAGTCTCACGCATCAGGAATTACAG TGACCAGGACTAAGAAGATTGACCTGCAGAAGAAGCAGACCCAGCGCAGCGTCTTTCGCTGTAATGTCTTTGGAGATGTTGGCAGTGGAAAGAGCGGCTTTCTTCAAGGCTTCCTTGGTCGAAACCTCATG cGCCAAAAAACTATAAAAGAGGAGCACAGGTCCTACTATGCCATCAGTACAACATATGTTTACGGCCAGGAGAAATACCTTCTT CTTCATGAAGTGTTTCCTGACTTCGACTATCTGTCTGATGCTGATCTGGCCTGTGACATTGTGTGCCTGGTCTATGATGTCAGCAACCCTTTCTCCTTTGAATACTGCGCCAAAGTCTTCAAG caATACTTTATGGATAGTAAGACACCATGTATGATGATAGCAGCGAAGTCTGACCTGCCAGAGATCAAACAGATGTACGGCTGCAGCCCTCTGGATTTCTGTCGGAGGCACAAGATGCCGCCTCCTCAGTCCTTCACCTGTAATGCAGCCGCACCTCCCAGCAGAGACATCTACACCAAACTCACCACAATGGCCATGTACCC CCACGCCCGGCTGCGCTGCATGTGCACTTGTAACCGGTGCACATTCTGCTTGTGTCAGAACTTCCTCaactctgagctgctgcagacgGTCAGGGCCAAACTCTACGCTGTGGTACTCAGAAG ACACATAAGCCAAGCAGACCTGAAGAGCTCGACCTTCTGGCTGAGAGCGAGTGTTGGGGCCACAGTGTTTGCAGTGTTGGGCTTCGCCATGTACAGAGTGCTGCTCAAAACACGGTGA
- the LOC114440721 gene encoding mitochondrial Rho GTPase 1-A-like isoform X2, translating into MRKDVRILLVGEPKVGKTSLIMSLVSEEFPDVVPYRAEEITIPADVTPERVPTHIVDYSEAEQTDEQLFQEISKANVICIVYSVNNKKSIEKVTSHWIPLITENTDKDSRVPLILVGNKSDLVEHSSMETILPIMNQYSEIETCVECSAKNLKNISELFYYAQKAVLHPTGPLYCPEKKDMKPLCIKALTRIFKVSDLDNDGVLNDNELNFFQRTCFNTPLEPQALEDVKNVVRKNLMDGVCDNGLTLKGFLFLHTLFIQRGRHETTWTVLRRFGYDDDLELNQDYLFPPLKIPPDCTTELNHNAYLFLQSVFDKHDKDRDCALSPEELKDLFDVFPYMPWGPDVNNTVCTNEQGWITYQGYLSQWTLTTYLDVQRCLEYLGYLGYSIIAEQESHASGITVTRTKKIDLQKKQTQRSVFRCNVFGDVGSGKSGFLQGFLGRNLMRQKTIKEEHRSYYAISTTYVYGQEKYLLLHEVFPDFDYLSDADLACDIVCLVYDVSNPFSFEYCAKVFKQYFMDSKTPCMMIAAKSDLPEIKQMYGCSPLDFCRRHKMPPPQSFTCNAAAPPSRDIYTKLTTMAMYPHISQADLKSSTFWLRASVGATVFAVLGFAMYRVLLKTR; encoded by the exons ATGCGCAAGGACGTGAGGATATTGTTAGTAGGAGAGC CCAAGGTGGGGAAGACATCTCTCATCATGTCGCTGGTCAGCGAGGAGTTCCCAGACGTG GTTCCCTACCGAGCTGAGGAGATCACCATACCTGCAGATGTCACACCAGAGAGAGTTCCCACGCACATTGTGGACTATTCAG AGGCCGAGCAGACAGATGAGCAGCTGTTTCAGGAGATTTCCAAG GCAAATGTGATTTGCATTGTGTACTCTGTCAACAACAAGAAGTCCATAGAGAAG GTGACCAGTCACTGGATCCCTCTCATTACTGAGAACACAGACAAGGACAGCAG GGTTCCCCTGATCCTGGTAGGGAACAAGTCCGACCTGGTGGAACACAGCAGCATGGAAACCATTCTGCCTATAATGAACCAGTACAGCGAGATAGAGACATGTGTTGAG TGTTCAGCAAAGAACCTGAAGAACATTTCAGAGCTGTTCTACTATGCCCAGAAGGCAGTTCTGCATCCCACAGGCCCTCTCTACTGTCCTGAGAAAAAAGAT ATGAAGCCACTTTGTATAAAAGCTCTGACTCGAATCTTCAAAGTGTCCGATCTAGACAATGATGGAGTTCTCAATGATAATGAGCTCAACTTTTTCCAG CGGACATGCTTCAACACCCCATTGGAGCCTCAGGCGTTGGAGGATGTAAAGAATGTAGTAAGGAAGAATTTaatggatggtgtgtgtgacaATGGCCTAACTCTTAAAG GCTTCCTGTTCCTTCACACGCTGTTCATCCAGCGAGGTCGCCATGAAACAACCTGGACAGTGCTGAGGAGGTTTGGATACGACGATGACCTGGAGTTAAATCAGGACTATCTCTTCCCTCC GTTGAAAATTCCTCCTGACTGCACTACTGAGCTCAACCACAATGCCTACCTCTTCCTCCAGAGCGTCTTTGACAAACATGACAAG GACCGTGACTGTGCCTTGTCaccagaggagctgaaggatttgtttgatgttttcccTTACATGCCCTGGGGCCCAGATGTCAATAACACAGTTTGCACTAATGAGCAGGGCTGGATCACCTACCAGGGCTATCTGTCACAGTGGAC GTTAACAACATATCTGGATGTCCAGCGATGTCTGGAGTATTTGGGCTACCTTGGATACTCAATTATAGCTGAACAGGAGTCTCACGCATCAGGAATTACAG TGACCAGGACTAAGAAGATTGACCTGCAGAAGAAGCAGACCCAGCGCAGCGTCTTTCGCTGTAATGTCTTTGGAGATGTTGGCAGTGGAAAGAGCGGCTTTCTTCAAGGCTTCCTTGGTCGAAACCTCATG cGCCAAAAAACTATAAAAGAGGAGCACAGGTCCTACTATGCCATCAGTACAACATATGTTTACGGCCAGGAGAAATACCTTCTT CTTCATGAAGTGTTTCCTGACTTCGACTATCTGTCTGATGCTGATCTGGCCTGTGACATTGTGTGCCTGGTCTATGATGTCAGCAACCCTTTCTCCTTTGAATACTGCGCCAAAGTCTTCAAG caATACTTTATGGATAGTAAGACACCATGTATGATGATAGCAGCGAAGTCTGACCTGCCAGAGATCAAACAGATGTACGGCTGCAGCCCTCTGGATTTCTGTCGGAGGCACAAGATGCCGCCTCCTCAGTCCTTCACCTGTAATGCAGCCGCACCTCCCAGCAGAGACATCTACACCAAACTCACCACAATGGCCATGTACCC ACACATAAGCCAAGCAGACCTGAAGAGCTCGACCTTCTGGCTGAGAGCGAGTGTTGGGGCCACAGTGTTTGCAGTGTTGGGCTTCGCCATGTACAGAGTGCTGCTCAAAACACGGTGA